One genomic segment of Primulina tabacum isolate GXHZ01 chromosome 9, ASM2559414v2, whole genome shotgun sequence includes these proteins:
- the LOC142556634 gene encoding uncharacterized protein LOC142556634, giving the protein MAFTIKQTSLIVATLGVLSFIFGVVAENKKPASGNIITGKNFVICKYPDDPTVVLGYLSAAFLAVSTGFSYFALFYPYKGKSIPQAALFQNTGFLVFFNVALATTGLAATLLIWPTITEQLHQVRNVHHNLATECPTAKTGLLGGGAFLSLDSCLFWLVALMLADNTREDHFGSDDKTAAGLGPTML; this is encoded by the exons ATGGCTTTTACAATCAAGCAAACATCTTTGATAGTGGCCACACTTGGTGTGCTTTCCTTCATATTTGGAGTTGTTGCCGAGAACAAGAAG CCGGCATCTGGCAACATCATAACTGGGAAGAACTTTGTCATTTGCAAATATCCAGATGATCCTACTGTTGTCTTGGGTTACTTGTCTGCTGCTTTCCTTGCTGTCTCCACTGGGTTTAGTTATTTCGCCTTATTCTACCCGTACAAAGGGAAGTCCATTCCACAGGCGGCTTTATTCCAAAACACGGGCTTTCTTGTCTTCTTCAATGTTGCTTT GGCGACGACTGGTTTGGCGGCCACATTGTTGATATGGCCAACCATAACAGAACAACTTCACCAGGTCCGCAACGTCCATCACAATCTTGCAACCGAGTGCCCCACGGCCAAGACCGGTCTTCTTGGAGGAGGGGCGTTTTTATCTCTTGATTCGTGCCTATTCTGGCTGGTTGCATTGATGTTAGCCGACAATACTCGAGAGGATCACTTTGGTTCCGACGACAAAACTGCAGCCGGTCTTGGCCCGACGATGCTATAA
- the LOC142555573 gene encoding uncharacterized protein LOC142555573, which produces MYNGIGLQTARGSGTNGYVQTNKFFIKPRTNKVVVDSSKGYELGEGMAGVTRKPNGDILEHDRKRTIQLKLLVLEEKLIDQGYTDAEIAEKLDEARKSLDVDEGSNSAVIPEKVSETQTHQIAALKEKQMETLKAALGIDSEGDREKKQHDAMATSIEENDDEDEPRNVHKKNTADVRRHRHVKNGRDEKDGMGKVVKTNNSSSDESKFHSKDKIRGVLDDSSDSDSNEKRDRKAKSKPKKDSRRAAYDDDSKIGDHKRRKETSRTRKKVIKHDSDSSGSEAQSEHSSDSGSESDHDKNYGKAHKRYDSDDDNSSDSSFKRSKLKQPSKSRRHDDYSSDEDHGYKTKKSKSKRRNSYDDDESSDEGKHHSQKKTQPRYSRQHDSDGISDEDKHHNQKKTQPRYSRQHESDGSSDDVPKNRTQRLKGPSRSKRHDSDDELYDDRSKKDDNREKHSNKAGDTFKKLEQLYKSKVDGSGDEHERGRWGGQPDVTKSKKLYPTKDKGSWGSEIELDRQNKSYREENHARDSRPPRLVGKNLDADDHGDVPRSRKESRHDNRRDEHYREYRGQSRRERGDGEDLRGRKHDRDGGKDSSRKHEEKFEHQLLKRGRDQEDEHRSRKDERDREHTLKRARYDDARSTGRRDDDDDDWNDDRRPRHR; this is translated from the exons ATGTACAACGGGATAGGATTGCAGACGGCGAGAGGTTCTGGCACCAATGGATATGTCCAGACCAACAAGTTCTTCATCAAGCCGAGGACCAACAAGGTTGTTGTGGATTCGAGCAAGGGCTACGAATTGGGTGAGGGAATGGCCGGCGTGACCCGAAAACCCAATGGGGATATACTGGAGCACGACCGTAAGCGTACGATTCAACTCAAGCTTCTTGTGTTGGAGGAGAAACTGATAGATCAGGGTTACACTGATGCGGAGATCGCGGAGAAGCTAGATGAGGCGAGGAAGTCGCTTGATGTTGATGAAGGGAGTAACTCAGCTGTCATCCCGGAAAA GGTTTCAGAGACGCAGACTCACCAGATTGCTGCGTTGAAGGAAAAACAGATGGAAACACTAAAagctgctcttggaatagattcTGAAGGTGatagagaaaagaaacaacacGATGCCATGGCTACAAGCATTGAAGAGAATGATGATGAGGATGAACCAAGAAATGTTCACAAAAAGAATACTGCTGATGTTCGTAGGCATCGTCATGTAAAGAATGGAAGAGATGAGAAGGATGGCATGGGGAAGGTTGTTAAGACAAATAATTCTAGCAGTGATGAATCCAAGTTTCACAGCAAGGACAAAATCAGAGGGGTACTTGATGATTCATCTGACTCAGACAGCAACGAGAAGCGTGACAGAAAGGCCAAGAGTAAACCCAAAAAGGACAGTAGAAGAGcagcttatgatgatgattctAAGATTGGTGATCACAAGAGGAGGAAAGAGACATCAAGGACACGAAAGAAAGTCATAAAACACGACAGTGATTCTTCTGGTTCAGAAGCTCAGTCTGAGCATAGTTCTGATTCTGGTTCTGAATCTGACCATGACAAGAACTATGGAAAAGCTCATAAGCGTTATGATTCAGATGATGACAACAGTTCTGATTCCAGCTTCAAACGTTCAAAGCTAAAGCAGCCTTCAAAAAGCAGACGACATGATGATTATAGTTCTGATGAAGACCATGGGTATAAGACTAAAAAGTCAAAAAGCAAACGTCGCAATTCTTATGATGACGATGAGAGTTCTGATGAAGGCAAGCACCATAGTCAGAAGAAAACCCAGCCTAGGTACAGCAGGCAGCATGACTCTGATGGTATTTCTGATGAAGACAAGCACCATAATCAGAAGAAAACCCAGCCTAGGTACAGTAGGCAGCATGAGTCTGATGGTAGTTCTGATGACGTTCCAAAAAATAGGACTCAGAGGTTGAAAGGACCTTCGAGGAGTAAGCGGCATGATTCTGATGACGAGCTCTATGATGATAGATCGAAAAAAGATGATAACAGGGAGAAGCATTCTAATAAAGCCGGCGACACTTTCAAGAAATTGGAACAACTTTATAAGTCGAAGGTAGATGGATCTGGAGATGAACATGAGCGTGGAAGATGGGGTGGACAACCTGATGTGACGAagtcaaaaaaattatatccaACAAAAGACAAGGGGAGTTGGGGGTCTGAGATTGAATTGGATAGACAGAATAAATCATACAGGGAAGAGAATCATGCCAGAGATTCTAGGCCACCAAGACTTGTTGGGAAAAACCTCGATGCTGATGACCATGGGGATGTACCACGCAGTAGGAAGGAATCACGGCATGACAATAGGAGAGATGAGCATTATCGTGAATACCGTGGACAAAGTAGAAGAGAACGGGGAGATGGAGAAGACCTCCGTGGAAGAAAACATGACAGAGATGGAGGTAAAGATTCAAGCAGAAAACACGAGGAAAAGTTTGAGCACCAGCTGTTAAAACGTGGAAGAGATCAGGAAGATGAACACAGGAGTAGGAAAGACGAGAGAGATCGAGAACATACTTTGAAGAGAGCTAGGTATGACGATGCACGTTCTACAGGGAGAagggatgatgatgatgatgattggaATGATGATAGGCGGCCTAGACACCGGTAG